CTGTAAGTTGCATGCGAAATCGACGAGTAGGAGCCGTCGGAGGAACGCTGGCACAGCACGATGCGGGGCTGGAGGCTCTGCTGGTCCACAAACGCCCGGGGCTCAAAGGCGCACACTTGGGGCGGAGGAGGTCGAGTAAACTTCCCCTTACCTGGAGCTGCAGACTGCGGGCTGAGACCCTcatcatctcctccccctcctcctcctcctcctccacccggcGCACTTGCCATGGTCGCAGTCCTGCGCAAATCCACAATATCAGCATCGGAACCCCTGCAAGTGGAAGTGGTGGGTGTCTCTTGGAAAGTGTCATCGAAGCGACCTTCCCTCTCAGTCAGCCGGGCGATCAAAGGGTCGCCCACCTTTTCCTCCTCACCTTCGTAAACTTTCTCAATCTCACCGTGCCTGATGACATCCCGATTCTTCCGTTTCAGCCTCTTTATTGTACCGATCCCTTTGACGCAGAGTTTCTTCCACTCAGCCTCGTCCAGGCTCTCCGAGGTCCTCATTATGAAGAAGACAgccgagtttttttttaaatcttctgcAGAGCGTGTTTCAGCCCTGTGTGTTAACCTTCCTTCTCCGCAGCTATAGCAACAGCTCTGAAGCAATGCCTCTAGTGATGCGAGAATGTCATCTCAAGTCCCTTGCTCTGCATTGCCAACATTTTTTTTGCGAACGCATTCGGCGATCCATCTGTGTTTGTTTAGCCTCAGCTTACACAGAAGCCCGTGTTAGTCACATCAGTCATCGCGATGCCTGTTAAAGGGAGACTGCGAAACGCAACGCGTTATAAAAAGGAACCCTTCGCATCTGCCTTTCGTTCACATCACACTTTCAGGAGTAGTTTTGAAGCTGGCGAACACAGCAAAGGCTCGAATCCCAAATGTTCTGGTTTATTTCGACACGAAATCCATCAAGGCAATGATTTAACAAGAAAAAATGCCTTTCCATTGAGTATGGAAGAttgaaggggtgatctgattgag
The DNA window shown above is from Heptranchias perlo isolate sHepPer1 chromosome 1, sHepPer1.hap1, whole genome shotgun sequence and carries:
- the atoh8 gene encoding transcription factor atoh8, with amino-acid sequence MRTSESLDEAEWKKLCVKGIGTIKRLKRKNRDVIRHGEIEKVYEGEEEKVGDPLIARLTEREGRFDDTFQETPTTSTCRGSDADIVDLRRTATMASAPGGGGGGGGGGDDEGLSPQSAAPGKGKFTRPPPPQVCAFEPRAFVDQQSLQPRIVLCQRSSDGSYSSISHATYSPSPRKRPGETSSVSTEIKAIQQTRRLLANARERTRVHTISAAFEALRKQVPCYSYGQKLSKLAILRIACNYILSLARLADLDYSSDHSNMSFSECVEQCTKTLQAEGRSKKRKE